In one window of Ruminococcus albus AD2013 DNA:
- a CDS encoding DUF2809 domain-containing protein produces MKQSTKRKLVNTAIFAALLIIEILIGKYAHGFVRAYIGDVLVMPAMYFFVRIFTEKFPRTLPLILFIFACAVEVSQYFELYKILGFAPRSLPAILMGTGFAWEDIFAYAAGSLLNAVAAVCMKPTHKD; encoded by the coding sequence ATGAAACAGTCAACCAAACGTAAACTAGTAAACACAGCGATCTTCGCCGCACTTCTCATCATCGAGATACTCATAGGAAAGTACGCCCACGGCTTCGTCCGTGCATATATCGGAGATGTCCTCGTTATGCCCGCAATGTACTTCTTCGTGCGCATATTTACCGAAAAATTCCCACGCACACTGCCGCTGATACTTTTCATATTCGCCTGCGCAGTCGAAGTATCGCAGTATTTCGAGCTCTACAAGATCCTCGGCTTTGCACCACGCAGTCTGCCCGCAATTCTCATGGGCACAGGCTTCGCATGGGAAGATATCTTTGCCTACGCCGCAGGAAGTCTGCTGAACGCCGTCGCAGCGGTTTGTATGAAACCTACCCATAAAGACTGA
- a CDS encoding mechanosensitive ion channel family protein: MLDRFLIRLEDMLPNMLAAVIILAGGYIAQMITLRLMGKALKLKHVDATVHKFLMSMVKVIITIIVVVSALSAMKVPMSSILAAIGTAGIAIGLALQDSLSNVAGGFIILFAKPFRCGDYVKIGENEGTVDIISILYTKLNTIENKAVYIPNSIASKSAVTNCTSEKNRCIELKFPISYSEDHKKVMELIRGVLQAENRVLSVPAKPLVVIGEHGTHAVIILTRSWVRTEDYWQTRWDILQKVKEAFDENDIVIPFEQLDVHMKDK; the protein is encoded by the coding sequence ATGCTAGACAGATTTCTTATACGTCTTGAAGATATGCTGCCTAATATGCTGGCGGCTGTGATAATACTCGCAGGAGGATATATCGCGCAGATGATAACACTTCGGCTGATGGGCAAAGCTTTGAAGCTGAAACACGTTGATGCTACGGTACACAAGTTCCTGATGTCCATGGTCAAGGTAATAATAACGATCATCGTTGTGGTGAGTGCGCTTTCGGCTATGAAAGTGCCTATGTCCTCGATACTGGCGGCTATCGGCACGGCGGGCATCGCTATCGGTCTTGCTTTGCAGGACAGCCTTTCAAATGTGGCAGGCGGGTTCATAATACTTTTTGCGAAGCCTTTCCGCTGTGGAGACTATGTAAAGATCGGCGAAAACGAGGGTACGGTGGATATCATCTCGATACTCTACACAAAGCTGAACACCATCGAAAACAAGGCGGTATACATTCCCAACAGCATAGCTTCAAAGAGCGCGGTGACTAACTGCACTTCAGAAAAGAACCGCTGTATCGAACTGAAATTCCCCATATCCTACTCGGAGGATCACAAGAAGGTCATGGAGCTGATCAGAGGTGTGCTTCAGGCTGAAAACAGGGTACTTTCGGTACCTGCGAAACCGCTGGTAGTCATCGGTGAACATGGCACTCATGCAGTCATAATACTGACCCGTTCATGGGTAAGGACAGAGGATTACTGGCAGACACGTTGGGATATTTTGCAAAAGGTCAAGGAAGCTTTTGACGAGAACGACATTGTTATTCCTTTCGAGCAGTTGGATGTGCATATGAAAGATAAATAA
- the yicI gene encoding alpha-xylosidase, which yields MKFADGFWLNQRGYEVNYMVQAYDVVEVENGFMVVATPFSGRERYKLLGSANLEITYTSEFENVIRVNMTHHKGYKDNGPHFVLNKGSYKPAVTITEHEAVLVSGDTRVVVSRDNWEVSYYYKDKKLTSGGWRSTGVIKESAFKQQARMVVQADDTFWSYPADPHKTYIREQLDTSVGEYFYGFGEKFTTFTKNGQNVEIWNADGGTCSDQSYKSVPFYVSSRGYGIFVNSTDKVSFEVCSDTVSKVSFTLPGENMEYFVFGGENLTEVMKGYTDLTGKPSLPPAFSFGLWLTSSFTTSYDEATITGFIDGMAERDIPLQVFHFDCFWMKGLEWCNFEWDTEQFPDPEGLLKRLHETKGLKTCVWINPYVGQRSRLFDEGMEHGYFIKNIDGSVFQCDEWQPGMAIVDFTNPDACNWYAGYLRKLCEMGVDTFKTDFGERIPTRDVVYHNGADPIKMHNFYTYLYNECVFGVLKEYYGENKACLFARSATAGGQKFPVHWGGDCSGNYNSMAEVVRGCLSLCISGFGYTSHDMAGFEATATPDIYKRWAAFGLFSTHSRLHGNQSYRVPWLFDEESCDVLRFFTKKKGELMPYIWSQAIKTHEVGVTMMRAMVIDFADDPACLTLDRQYMLGDNILVAPILNEDGIAQYYVPEGRWTDIITGKVFEGGRWYTHKCSYFEIPALARPNSIIAYGNFKRDIEYDYLDGTNFTIYEPEDGKTILCPIYDTEANKVFELKATRNGNKIECEYTDTKAGFRISVANTDKCVEVNPASGNGKVIIEL from the coding sequence ATGAAATTTGCTGACGGTTTCTGGCTCAATCAGAGGGGCTACGAAGTTAACTACATGGTGCAGGCTTATGATGTGGTGGAAGTCGAGAACGGCTTCATGGTAGTGGCTACACCCTTTTCGGGCAGAGAGAGATACAAGCTGCTGGGCAGTGCAAATCTTGAGATAACATATACATCTGAATTTGAAAATGTTATAAGGGTGAATATGACTCACCACAAGGGGTACAAGGATAACGGACCCCATTTCGTGCTTAACAAGGGCAGCTACAAGCCCGCAGTTACTATAACCGAGCACGAAGCAGTGCTGGTATCGGGTGATACCAGAGTTGTAGTATCGAGAGATAACTGGGAAGTTTCATATTATTACAAAGATAAGAAACTTACAAGCGGCGGCTGGAGAAGCACAGGCGTTATCAAGGAGAGCGCATTCAAGCAGCAGGCGAGAATGGTAGTGCAGGCTGATGACACTTTCTGGAGCTATCCCGCTGACCCTCACAAGACTTATATCAGAGAACAGCTGGATACCTCTGTGGGTGAGTACTTCTACGGCTTCGGCGAAAAGTTCACAACTTTCACAAAAAATGGTCAGAATGTTGAGATATGGAATGCCGACGGCGGTACCTGCTCCGACCAGAGCTACAAGAGCGTGCCTTTCTACGTATCCTCCCGCGGATACGGCATATTCGTAAACTCCACCGATAAGGTCAGCTTTGAAGTCTGCTCCGATACCGTATCAAAGGTCAGTTTCACACTGCCGGGCGAGAATATGGAGTATTTCGTATTCGGCGGCGAGAACCTCACAGAGGTCATGAAAGGCTACACCGACCTTACAGGCAAACCGTCACTTCCCCCTGCATTCTCCTTCGGTCTGTGGCTGACTTCCTCCTTCACCACCAGCTATGACGAAGCTACCATCACAGGCTTCATCGACGGCATGGCTGAAAGGGATATACCTTTGCAGGTCTTCCACTTTGACTGCTTCTGGATGAAAGGACTGGAATGGTGCAACTTTGAATGGGATACCGAACAGTTCCCCGACCCCGAGGGCCTGCTGAAAAGGCTTCACGAGACCAAGGGCTTGAAGACCTGCGTATGGATTAATCCCTATGTGGGTCAGCGTTCCCGCCTGTTCGACGAGGGCATGGAACACGGCTATTTCATAAAGAATATCGATGGCTCGGTGTTCCAGTGCGATGAATGGCAGCCCGGTATGGCGATAGTTGACTTCACCAACCCCGATGCCTGCAATTGGTACGCAGGATACCTCCGAAAGCTGTGCGAAATGGGTGTTGACACTTTCAAGACCGATTTCGGCGAAAGGATACCCACCCGCGATGTGGTCTACCATAACGGCGCAGACCCAATCAAGATGCATAACTTCTACACATACCTTTATAATGAGTGCGTATTTGGTGTGCTGAAAGAGTACTACGGCGAAAACAAGGCGTGCCTGTTCGCAAGGTCTGCAACAGCAGGCGGACAGAAATTCCCCGTACACTGGGGCGGCGACTGCTCGGGCAATTACAATTCAATGGCAGAAGTCGTAAGAGGCTGTCTCAGCCTTTGTATCTCGGGATTCGGCTACACCTCCCATGATATGGCAGGTTTTGAAGCTACTGCTACCCCCGATATCTACAAGAGATGGGCGGCATTCGGTCTGTTCTCCACCCATTCAAGACTTCACGGCAACCAGTCCTACCGCGTGCCGTGGCTGTTTGATGAGGAAAGCTGCGATGTTCTGCGCTTCTTCACCAAGAAAAAAGGCGAGCTGATGCCATACATATGGTCACAGGCAATAAAGACCCACGAGGTCGGCGTTACCATGATGAGGGCTATGGTCATAGATTTTGCCGATGACCCCGCTTGTCTCACCCTTGACAGACAGTATATGCTTGGTGATAATATCCTTGTTGCCCCCATACTCAACGAAGATGGCATAGCCCAGTATTACGTGCCCGAGGGCAGATGGACAGATATCATCACAGGCAAGGTATTCGAGGGCGGCAGATGGTACACCCATAAGTGCAGCTATTTCGAGATTCCTGCCCTTGCAAGACCAAACTCTATCATTGCCTACGGTAACTTCAAGAGGGATATAGAGTACGATTATCTGGACGGTACCAATTTCACCATTTACGAACCCGAAGACGGAAAGACTATCCTTTGCCCGATATACGACACCGAAGCTAACAAGGTGTTCGAACTTAAAGCCACCAGAAACGGCAATAAGATCGAGTGCGAGTACACCGATACAAAGGCAGGCTTCAGGATAAGCGTTGCTAATACCGATAAATGCGTTGAAGTCAACCCCGCCTCAGGAAACGGCAAGGTCATCATCGAACTTTAA